One Hydrogenophaga crassostreae genomic region harbors:
- a CDS encoding alpha/beta hydrolase, with the protein MNPSSSIELREFITGKDPAATPVASIVVLHGLGADGSDFVPIAQELDLNAIGPVRFVFPSAPVRPVTINAGYEMRAWYDIYPPSTLPSVPRREDEAGLRASHSLVQQLLDREVERGVAPERTVLMGFSQGCAMTLLAGLRATKRLAGLVAMSGYLPLSDLTAAEASEANRAVPIFMAHGEQDGVVDIERGESARDVLTALGYAVQWHTYPMAHEVCLPEIRDLNQWLVRTLAG; encoded by the coding sequence ATGAATCCATCTTCATCCATCGAACTTCGCGAATTCATCACGGGCAAAGACCCGGCGGCCACCCCTGTGGCCAGCATTGTGGTTTTGCACGGCCTGGGCGCAGACGGCAGCGACTTCGTGCCCATTGCGCAGGAGCTCGACCTCAATGCCATCGGCCCTGTCCGTTTTGTATTTCCCAGTGCCCCGGTGCGCCCGGTGACCATCAACGCAGGCTATGAAATGCGCGCCTGGTACGACATCTATCCCCCCAGCACCCTTCCGTCGGTCCCCCGGCGGGAAGATGAGGCCGGATTGCGGGCATCGCATTCGCTGGTGCAGCAACTGCTGGACCGTGAAGTGGAACGGGGCGTGGCGCCGGAGCGCACCGTGCTCATGGGCTTTTCACAGGGTTGTGCCATGACCTTGCTCGCTGGCCTGCGTGCGACCAAACGCCTGGCCGGTCTGGTGGCCATGTCAGGGTACCTGCCGTTGTCGGACCTGACCGCCGCCGAGGCCAGCGAAGCCAATCGCGCGGTGCCCATTTTCATGGCCCATGGAGAGCAAGACGGCGTGGTGGACATCGAGCGAGGTGAGTCGGCGCGGGATGTGTTGACGGCGTTGGGTTATGCCGTGCAGTGGCACACCTACCCGATGGCGCACGAGGTCTGCTTGCCGGAAATTCGCGATCTCAACCAATGGTTGGTGCGTACTCTGGCGGGTTGA
- a CDS encoding response regulator, whose product MSFKNLPIARKLGLLLAFNTMIAVLVIASVFTIGTAFGRYTELEEQVASLAGMVGENTRAALAFNDPESARRTLLALHNKEEVAGAKLTDAQGVLFASATFPLAEDGEHQTLQFLLKLVSRESFTVSQPIQEGDQAIGHIELTVRMSAMWAELIRGLQWMAFIAIILSALAVYFGTRLHRFVTQPILGLAAVSHRVSREQDYSIRAEKLGNDEIGTLVDDFNRMLAEIETRDEALRRERASLGERVKRRTADLTEAMEEAKRANKVKSEFLSTVSHELRTPLTAIAGSIGLVAGGALGNLPAGISEMLQIADKNSQRLTFLINDLLDMEKLMAGKLHFALKVQPLMPILEQAIEENLSYAERFGVRYVINKTLEGVLVNVDGQRLQQVLANLLSNAAKFSHEGGQVEIQAQGDERTVRVDVIDHGTGIPAELHDRVFQKFFQADASDTRQKGGTGLGLAITRELVEHMGGQVGFESVEGEGSRFFFELPIWNSESSFMRLEPLEPQVPSTPRILVVEDDSEVSRVLSIMLSRAGYEVDVVASGSEALVRCHRGDYAAVTLDLVLPDISGLDVIQRLRKHAGTASLPIVVVAAEMEEGRRAAPNGLKGVHWLSKPIDQAQLISVLHSVCMRSFAGHKRVLHVEDDSEMHEAVRAMVGEQYDLELATTMREARARVALERFDVVLLDLTMSNESGWDLLPAIRAQQPDARVVVLSASQTSSEECARVDAVLNKAELSPRMLVEAMSRAESRPAALASLPASAEKELT is encoded by the coding sequence ATGAGTTTCAAGAACCTCCCCATTGCCCGAAAGCTCGGGCTCTTGCTGGCTTTCAACACCATGATCGCCGTGCTGGTGATCGCTTCGGTGTTCACCATCGGTACCGCCTTCGGTCGCTACACCGAGCTGGAAGAACAGGTGGCATCGCTGGCGGGCATGGTCGGCGAAAACACACGGGCCGCCCTGGCCTTCAACGATCCTGAGAGCGCGCGCCGAACGCTGCTCGCACTGCACAACAAAGAGGAAGTGGCCGGCGCAAAACTGACCGATGCCCAAGGTGTGCTTTTTGCCTCCGCCACCTTTCCCTTGGCAGAAGACGGGGAGCATCAAACCCTGCAGTTTCTGCTCAAGCTCGTATCAAGAGAGTCGTTCACGGTCTCCCAACCCATCCAGGAGGGCGACCAGGCCATTGGACACATCGAGTTGACCGTTCGAATGTCGGCCATGTGGGCCGAGTTGATTCGGGGGCTGCAATGGATGGCCTTCATTGCCATCATCCTGTCAGCCCTGGCGGTCTATTTCGGCACCCGGCTGCACCGCTTTGTGACCCAGCCCATCCTGGGTCTGGCAGCGGTGTCGCACCGCGTTTCGCGCGAACAGGACTACTCCATTCGGGCCGAGAAGCTGGGGAATGACGAAATCGGCACCTTGGTCGACGACTTCAACCGCATGCTCGCGGAAATTGAAACGCGAGACGAGGCCTTGCGCCGGGAACGGGCTTCGCTGGGCGAACGGGTCAAGCGCCGCACCGCCGATCTCACTGAGGCCATGGAAGAAGCCAAACGGGCCAACAAGGTGAAGTCGGAGTTCCTGTCCACCGTGAGCCACGAATTGCGCACACCGCTCACCGCCATTGCCGGATCGATCGGGCTGGTCGCTGGTGGAGCGCTCGGGAACCTGCCCGCCGGGATCAGCGAGATGCTGCAAATTGCCGACAAAAACAGCCAGCGCCTGACCTTCCTGATCAACGATTTGCTGGACATGGAGAAGCTGATGGCCGGCAAGCTGCACTTTGCCTTGAAAGTGCAGCCGCTGATGCCGATCCTGGAACAGGCCATCGAAGAGAACCTCTCCTATGCCGAGCGCTTCGGGGTTCGGTATGTGATCAACAAGACCCTGGAGGGGGTTTTGGTCAATGTCGATGGACAGCGGCTGCAACAGGTTCTGGCCAACCTGCTGTCCAACGCCGCCAAGTTTTCTCATGAAGGGGGTCAGGTCGAGATACAGGCCCAGGGCGATGAACGCACGGTGCGCGTTGACGTGATTGACCACGGAACAGGCATTCCGGCCGAGTTGCATGACCGGGTTTTTCAGAAGTTTTTCCAAGCCGACGCTTCAGATACGCGACAAAAAGGCGGCACCGGTCTGGGCCTGGCCATTACCCGCGAACTGGTCGAACACATGGGTGGACAGGTGGGCTTCGAGTCGGTGGAAGGTGAAGGTTCGCGCTTTTTCTTTGAACTGCCCATCTGGAACTCCGAGTCTTCTTTCATGCGACTGGAGCCGCTGGAGCCCCAAGTGCCTTCGACACCCCGTATCCTGGTGGTGGAAGACGACAGCGAGGTGTCACGCGTGCTGTCCATCATGCTCAGCCGCGCAGGCTATGAAGTCGACGTGGTGGCCAGTGGCTCAGAGGCCTTGGTGCGTTGTCATCGGGGCGACTATGCCGCCGTCACGCTCGACCTGGTCTTGCCCGATATCTCAGGACTGGACGTGATTCAGCGGCTGCGCAAGCATGCCGGCACAGCCTCGTTGCCCATCGTTGTCGTGGCCGCAGAAATGGAAGAAGGCCGACGCGCCGCTCCAAACGGCCTCAAGGGTGTGCACTGGTTGTCCAAGCCCATCGATCAGGCGCAACTGATCAGCGTGTTGCACAGCGTTTGCATGCGAAGCTTCGCTGGTCACAAAAGGGTTCTTCACGTCGAAGACGACAGCGAGATGCACGAGGCCGTGCGCGCCATGGTCGGCGAACAATACGACCTCGAACTGGCAACCACCATGCGCGAGGCGCGGGCCCGCGTGGCGTTGGAGCGCTTCGATGTGGTGTTGCTGGACCTGACCATGTCCAATGAATCGGGCTGGGATCTGTTGCCTGCGATTCGAGCCCAACAGCCCGACGCCAGGGTCGTTGTGTTGAGTGCGTCACAAACCAGTTCAGAGGAGTGCGCCAGAGTGGATGCGGTATTGAACAAAGCGGAGCTTTCTCCCCGTATGCTGGTTGAGGCCATGTCCAGAGCCGAATCCCGACCTGCTGCTCTTGCCAGCCTCCCCGCAAGCGCCGAAAAGGAGTTGACATGA
- a CDS encoding response regulator, whose product MFDVTRSSGIEVPHELIELRRRFVLRLPAQLNAIAESFQGLSDGRWEKVAVETLHRMVHSLTGTAGTFGLKEVSMAARQLEQHLHSLLEAPTQPIASQWAALELDMAQLKAAGLGAPPVDPLPPEIPKAAQTLSAPLIHLVCDCGEQSKQLCTALRFKGFRVELSTSPLKFQAAVSRHEAEQPSVVVLNMSGGDPGPSVPTMIHQLGLADHPTIPLIVGLSQLDLPTRVAATRAGARQSLPQPLPPEQLIDALNNLTGGTLERPWRVLLVDDEPTMLKVHEVYLRQAGMEVRTLSNPMQTLVEVENFEPDVLVIDVYMPEVNGPEIASALRESNIRPHLSIVFLSAETDMTQQLAALDLGGDDFLIKPVQPRHLVAAVTARARRARKNSIVQKRLETTLYERQREQLAYDHHAIVSIVNRDGNISYVNEMFCQVTGYSREELIGLHHSVAKPDQYPKGLLRKIGEETANNQVWHGEVCSSRKDGGTFWAETTVTPFLDEAGKLYQYVVIQTDISHIKAAESALRRQHDMQRMTSMAAARLMAAPASGTREAIETVLQSSGKLLGAERSDLFGFSEGGEFMSNLYSWVSPDCKTGGNRLQTTLIGDTPWMREQFLAHDMVVIADTGALPPEAEADRVMLESHHVFSLLVIPLHVNGRLAGFLSYGASFPNPEWTPSHLGLLKVLTEVVGSAIARRQADQALQTSQSRLDFLVSSSPVTIFTYETKPPFAVTYISPNVTQLLGHPPEAFLEHPKFWASLVHPEDKALVFEEFAKVIHLGVLRHEYRAKALDGGYKFILTEMILVKDAAGQPLEAIGYSIDISERKRIEQELFAFNLELEQRVAEQTQSVIESERISRATLDAMSARVVILEENGVILAANQAWRSFRQNESDEGTQIEGLNYLSFCDSMCETKTAAGTVIAQGIREVIAGEKQSFIHKYESHLPNEQRWFLCRVEPFPGDGSVRVVVSHEDITQMKLIERQQMRSQRLESLGTLAGGVAHDLNNALAPILMGMGILKDQYPEEDKLINMIHSSAKRGADMVRQLLTFAKGADGQRVVLQPALLMHELENLMTGSFPKNISIEVNIEPGLPSIVGDATQLHQILLNLSVNARDAMTNGGVLTMVAKTVEIDEIYARSVIDSKPGKYVCLRVSDNGEGIPAHILDHIFDPFFTTKAQDKGTGLGLSTVLGIVKGHGGFVQVHSTPGKGTTFAVYLPVSPSQLVTEEVPLAAQMFKGQGECILFVDDEQALREVGQTVLERLNFNPIVARDGVDGLIKATENRAILKAIITDIHMPNMDGLAFVQAVRRTLPDIPIILASGRVDESVGKEFRALGVTARLDKPFTELQLADTLRPLLQPIVA is encoded by the coding sequence ATGTTTGATGTCACCCGCAGTTCCGGCATTGAAGTTCCTCACGAGCTGATCGAACTGAGGCGCCGTTTCGTTTTGCGGCTGCCTGCCCAGCTCAATGCCATTGCAGAGTCGTTCCAGGGACTCTCCGACGGCCGCTGGGAAAAGGTCGCGGTAGAAACCCTGCACCGTATGGTGCACAGCCTCACCGGAACCGCAGGCACCTTCGGCCTGAAAGAGGTTTCCATGGCGGCCCGCCAGTTGGAGCAACACCTCCATTCGTTGCTCGAGGCGCCCACGCAGCCAATCGCATCCCAGTGGGCGGCTCTGGAGCTCGACATGGCCCAGCTCAAGGCCGCGGGATTGGGTGCGCCGCCAGTCGATCCGTTGCCCCCTGAAATCCCAAAGGCCGCCCAGACTTTGTCCGCGCCTCTGATCCACCTGGTCTGCGATTGCGGCGAACAGTCCAAGCAACTGTGCACGGCATTGCGCTTCAAAGGATTTCGGGTTGAGTTGTCCACCAGCCCATTGAAATTCCAGGCGGCTGTCTCGCGGCATGAAGCGGAGCAGCCATCGGTGGTGGTTTTGAACATGAGTGGCGGCGATCCGGGCCCCTCGGTACCGACCATGATTCACCAACTGGGTCTGGCAGACCACCCCACCATCCCCCTGATCGTCGGTCTCAGCCAGCTCGACCTGCCCACCCGTGTTGCTGCAACCCGGGCCGGCGCCCGGCAAAGCTTGCCGCAGCCCCTGCCTCCGGAGCAGTTGATCGATGCGCTCAACAACCTGACCGGCGGGACCCTGGAACGCCCTTGGCGGGTCTTGCTGGTGGACGATGAGCCCACCATGCTGAAGGTTCACGAGGTGTACCTCCGGCAGGCGGGAATGGAGGTGCGCACCCTGTCCAACCCGATGCAGACACTGGTCGAAGTGGAAAACTTCGAACCCGATGTGCTGGTGATCGACGTCTACATGCCTGAGGTCAATGGCCCGGAAATCGCATCCGCTTTGCGCGAGAGCAACATCAGGCCTCACCTGTCCATCGTGTTCCTTTCGGCCGAGACCGACATGACCCAACAGTTGGCCGCCCTCGATCTTGGCGGCGACGACTTTTTGATCAAACCCGTGCAGCCACGCCATCTGGTGGCCGCGGTCACGGCGAGGGCCAGGCGCGCGCGCAAAAACTCGATCGTTCAAAAGCGCCTGGAAACCACCTTGTACGAGCGCCAGCGGGAACAGCTGGCTTATGACCACCACGCCATCGTCAGCATCGTCAACCGGGATGGCAACATCTCTTACGTCAATGAGATGTTCTGCCAGGTCACAGGCTACAGCCGGGAAGAACTGATCGGCCTCCACCACAGCGTGGCGAAGCCCGACCAGTACCCCAAAGGCTTGCTCCGCAAGATCGGGGAAGAAACCGCCAACAACCAAGTATGGCATGGCGAGGTGTGCAGCAGCCGCAAGGATGGCGGTACCTTCTGGGCGGAAACCACCGTCACGCCATTTCTGGACGAAGCCGGCAAGCTCTACCAATATGTGGTCATCCAGACCGACATCAGCCACATCAAAGCCGCTGAATCTGCACTGCGACGCCAGCATGACATGCAGCGCATGACAAGCATGGCCGCAGCGCGCCTGATGGCCGCACCGGCCAGCGGCACCCGGGAAGCCATCGAGACGGTGTTGCAAAGCAGCGGGAAACTGCTCGGCGCGGAGCGCTCTGATCTGTTTGGGTTCTCCGAAGGCGGAGAGTTCATGAGCAACCTCTATTCCTGGGTGTCTCCAGACTGCAAAACCGGTGGCAATCGGCTGCAAACCACGCTGATCGGGGACACCCCCTGGATGCGCGAGCAATTTCTGGCTCACGACATGGTCGTGATCGCCGATACCGGCGCCCTGCCACCAGAGGCCGAGGCCGACCGGGTCATGCTGGAAAGCCACCATGTGTTTTCTTTGCTGGTGATACCGCTGCATGTCAACGGGCGGCTGGCCGGCTTCCTCAGCTATGGCGCCTCTTTCCCCAACCCAGAGTGGACGCCCTCTCACCTGGGGTTGCTCAAGGTGTTGACCGAGGTGGTGGGCAGCGCCATCGCCCGGCGCCAGGCCGATCAGGCTCTGCAAACCAGCCAATCCCGGCTCGACTTTCTGGTGTCGTCAAGCCCGGTGACGATCTTCACCTACGAAACCAAGCCCCCTTTCGCCGTCACCTACATCAGTCCCAACGTCACCCAGCTGCTCGGACACCCGCCTGAAGCCTTTCTGGAACACCCCAAGTTCTGGGCCAGTCTGGTGCACCCCGAAGACAAGGCCCTTGTTTTCGAAGAATTCGCGAAAGTGATTCATCTGGGGGTTCTTCGCCACGAGTACCGTGCGAAGGCGCTGGATGGCGGGTACAAGTTCATCCTGACCGAGATGATTCTGGTCAAAGACGCAGCGGGTCAGCCCTTGGAGGCGATTGGCTACTCCATCGATATCTCCGAACGCAAACGCATCGAGCAAGAGCTCTTTGCCTTCAACCTCGAACTTGAACAGCGCGTGGCCGAGCAAACCCAATCGGTGATCGAGAGCGAGCGAATTTCCAGGGCCACGCTGGATGCCATGAGCGCGCGGGTGGTGATTCTGGAAGAGAACGGCGTCATTCTGGCGGCCAACCAGGCATGGCGGTCATTTCGCCAGAACGAATCCGATGAGGGGACCCAAATCGAGGGGCTCAACTACCTCTCGTTTTGCGACAGCATGTGCGAGACGAAAACCGCGGCCGGGACGGTGATTGCCCAAGGTATCCGCGAGGTGATCGCGGGCGAGAAACAGTCGTTCATTCACAAGTACGAGAGCCACCTGCCCAACGAGCAGCGGTGGTTCCTTTGCCGGGTAGAACCGTTTCCGGGCGATGGCTCGGTTCGCGTGGTGGTGTCACACGAAGACATCACACAGATGAAACTGATCGAGCGCCAGCAAATGCGTTCGCAACGCCTGGAAAGCCTGGGTACGCTGGCCGGGGGCGTGGCGCACGATCTGAACAACGCGCTGGCGCCTATTCTGATGGGCATGGGGATTCTGAAAGACCAGTACCCCGAAGAAGACAAGCTCATCAACATGATCCACAGCAGCGCCAAACGCGGCGCTGACATGGTGCGCCAGTTGCTCACCTTTGCCAAGGGAGCCGACGGTCAACGCGTGGTCCTGCAGCCGGCACTTCTGATGCACGAGCTGGAAAACCTGATGACCGGCAGCTTCCCGAAAAACATCAGCATCGAGGTCAACATCGAACCCGGGTTGCCCTCAATCGTCGGCGACGCCACCCAGCTGCACCAGATTTTGCTCAACCTGAGCGTGAATGCCCGCGATGCCATGACCAATGGCGGCGTGCTCACCATGGTGGCCAAGACGGTTGAGATCGATGAAATTTACGCCCGCTCGGTGATCGACTCCAAGCCGGGGAAGTATGTGTGCCTTCGCGTGTCCGACAATGGCGAGGGCATCCCCGCGCACATTCTCGACCACATTTTTGATCCCTTCTTCACGACCAAGGCGCAGGACAAGGGCACGGGCCTGGGCCTGTCCACCGTGCTGGGCATCGTGAAAGGCCACGGTGGCTTTGTACAGGTGCATTCGACACCGGGCAAAGGCACCACCTTCGCGGTTTACCTGCCGGTTTCTCCATCGCAACTGGTGACCGAAGAGGTCCCGCTGGCTGCCCAGATGTTCAAGGGCCAGGGCGAATGCATTTTGTTCGTTGACGACGAGCAGGCGCTTCGCGAAGTGGGCCAAACGGTGCTGGAACGCCTCAACTTCAACCCCATCGTGGCCAGAGACGGGGTTGACGGGCTGATCAAAGCCACCGAAAACCGCGCCATATTGAAGGCCATCATCACCGACATCCACATGCCCAACATGGACGGCCTGGCTTTTGTGCAAGCCGTGCGCCGAACCTTGCCCGACATCCCCATCATTCTGGCCAGTGGACGGGTCGACGAGAGTGTTGGCAAGGAGTTCCGTGCGCTGGGCGTGACCGCGCGCCTGGACAAACCGTTCACCGAACTGCAACTGGCCGATACGCTTCGTCCCCTGCTTCAGCCGATCGTGGCCTGA
- a CDS encoding 2-keto-4-pentenoate hydratase: MTPQDILIHLDQGRLWPAPITANADFDLPAGYALALQVRGLRMARGEVPRGYKVGFTNRTIWPRYNVFAPIWGTVWNSTLSFCDGTGEMGLSATCQPRLEPEVVFGLKATPAPDASLQDLFNAIDWVAPGFEVVQSHLPDWKFLPADTVADGALHARLLVGSRIPARELAIDAIALDALLAQASTTLSRDGETVDSGVGANVLDSPLRALLDFVQTLRCCPGAPDLQAGDVVTTGTWTDAWPIAPGQKWTARFTLPGFELTAHFKE, from the coding sequence ATGACGCCACAAGACATTCTCATTCACCTCGATCAAGGACGCCTCTGGCCGGCGCCCATCACCGCCAACGCCGATTTTGACCTGCCTGCCGGCTATGCCCTCGCCTTGCAGGTGCGCGGGCTGCGCATGGCGCGAGGCGAAGTGCCACGGGGTTACAAGGTGGGTTTTACCAACCGCACTATTTGGCCTCGCTACAACGTGTTCGCGCCCATCTGGGGCACGGTCTGGAACTCGACGCTGAGTTTCTGTGACGGGACTGGCGAAATGGGTTTGAGCGCCACCTGCCAGCCGCGCCTGGAACCTGAAGTTGTGTTTGGCCTGAAGGCCACGCCTGCGCCAGATGCCTCGTTGCAAGACCTGTTCAACGCCATCGACTGGGTCGCGCCAGGGTTCGAGGTGGTGCAATCGCACCTGCCCGACTGGAAGTTTCTGCCGGCCGACACGGTGGCCGATGGTGCACTGCATGCCCGCCTGCTGGTCGGATCGCGCATACCTGCACGTGAACTCGCCATAGACGCAATCGCGCTCGACGCCTTGCTCGCCCAAGCCAGCACCACGCTGTCGCGCGATGGCGAAACGGTGGACTCGGGCGTGGGAGCCAACGTGTTGGACAGCCCGCTGCGCGCCCTGCTCGACTTCGTGCAAACCCTGCGCTGCTGCCCCGGTGCACCCGATTTGCAGGCGGGTGATGTGGTCACCACCGGCACCTGGACCGACGCCTGGCCGATTGCCCCGGGGCAAAAATGGACCGCCCGGTTCACGCTTCCCGGCTTCGAGCTCACCGCCCATTTCAAGGAATGA
- a CDS encoding YfiR family protein has product MFRSRVWHRLATGLLALSCWAVGTERAMAQQADEQSVKAGFIYNFIRFTQWVGVPDSENKRLLICATSDKPLSGQLGRLSGRTVGSRAIEVRNNVGTGDWSGCDVLFVAQSEADRLDSYLRSLGNAPVLTVGDFAGFTKAGGMIGLRMQDNRVKFDVNLTSAQRANLQLNSQMLKLAGEVLK; this is encoded by the coding sequence ATGTTCCGTTCTCGCGTGTGGCATCGGCTCGCAACAGGGCTGCTTGCCCTGTCCTGCTGGGCTGTTGGCACAGAGCGTGCAATGGCCCAGCAAGCCGATGAACAATCGGTCAAGGCCGGATTCATCTACAACTTCATCAGGTTCACCCAGTGGGTGGGCGTGCCCGACAGCGAAAACAAGCGCCTGTTGATCTGCGCCACCTCCGACAAACCCTTGAGTGGCCAGCTCGGCAGACTGAGCGGTCGCACGGTGGGTTCGCGTGCGATCGAAGTGCGAAACAACGTTGGCACCGGCGACTGGTCAGGCTGCGACGTGCTGTTCGTGGCGCAAAGCGAGGCTGACCGCCTGGACAGCTACTTGCGAAGCCTGGGCAATGCACCGGTCTTGACCGTTGGCGATTTTGCGGGGTTCACCAAGGCAGGCGGCATGATCGGCCTTCGCATGCAAGACAACCGGGTGAAATTTGATGTCAACCTGACCAGCGCCCAACGCGCGAACCTGCAACTCAACAGCCAGATGCTCAAGTTGGCGGGTGAGGTGCTGAAATGA
- a CDS encoding response regulator: MNTLSRVLYVEDEPDIQAVARVALEIVGGFTVKICSSGEEALREIKAFAPDLILLDVMMPGMDGPGTLAALRASPDFDQIPVAFMTAKVQPSEVEQYKAMGALDVVPKPFDPMKLADQIRCIWNTRHV; encoded by the coding sequence ATGAATACCCTGTCCCGGGTCTTGTATGTTGAAGATGAACCCGATATTCAGGCGGTTGCCCGCGTGGCCCTGGAAATCGTTGGCGGTTTCACGGTGAAGATCTGCTCATCGGGCGAAGAGGCCCTGCGCGAAATCAAGGCTTTCGCGCCCGACCTCATTCTGCTCGATGTGATGATGCCCGGAATGGACGGTCCGGGCACATTGGCAGCGCTGCGCGCTTCACCAGATTTCGACCAGATTCCCGTTGCCTTCATGACCGCCAAGGTGCAACCCAGCGAGGTCGAGCAATACAAAGCCATGGGCGCACTGGATGTGGTTCCCAAACCTTTTGACCCCATGAAGCTTGCGGACCAGATTCGGTGCATCTGGAACACGCGCCATGTTTGA
- a CDS encoding TonB-dependent receptor plug domain-containing protein: protein MTNSCRTPFALQPTGAGWSSSLNLKRVPLAVMVSLALAGNVWAASQQDPTWLSLEELMTIEVSSAAKRPQRLADASTAIYAIGREEIRRSGATSLPELLRTVPGVQVSRIDASRYAVSIRGFSNRYSGKLLVLQDGRSLYNPLFSGTYWEAQDVLLEDVERIEVIRGSGGTLWGANAVNGVINIITRHAKDTQGTYLETKAGSLEKGVAIRHGGNLGEDGQFRAYAKLDSHEPTEYANGATAHDEWAQKRAGFQAEFAPSGQDTITVQGDVYDSQADQRVLKVSEQTLEAAMVPDTAKLLGGNLLLRWKREKGNEESWQLQAYVDHATLSDTIDKQQINTLDLEWQQRLKLTAEQDLTWGMGVRRIDESLKGGFTISLSPEQNTSMLYSGFVQDEIKLKSDVLLTLGTKLEHNDNTGIEVQPSIRLQWRATPTDNVWAAVSRAVQTPTVATTSAHANVGTQQTPMGPLLINVRGNPGIESETMLSREIGYRGQFGPNVNLDATAFYNTYDNIVSREFGRPEFGQYAVLPSNFSNLMYGKTYGAEFAGNWQVTPTWRLHGSYSWLKMDLRARPGSSGIVGFGSEGASPQNMVQLHSLHNLAYNLELDANLYFTDSLYYKDNTPLTRIESSTKLDLRLGWRPTPDLELSLTGRNLLKQSNQEYEAQDILATQIPRSVLAQIRWKY, encoded by the coding sequence ATGACCAACTCCTGCCGAACCCCTTTCGCCCTCCAGCCCACAGGAGCCGGCTGGTCGAGTTCGCTGAATCTCAAGCGCGTGCCCCTGGCTGTCATGGTCTCACTGGCGCTGGCTGGCAACGTCTGGGCCGCTTCCCAGCAAGACCCCACCTGGTTGTCGCTGGAAGAGCTGATGACGATTGAGGTCAGCTCGGCGGCCAAGCGGCCCCAGCGACTGGCCGATGCATCCACCGCCATCTACGCCATCGGCCGTGAAGAAATCCGCCGCTCGGGCGCCACCAGCCTGCCGGAGTTGTTGCGGACCGTGCCGGGCGTGCAGGTCTCGCGCATCGACGCAAGCCGCTATGCCGTGAGCATTCGGGGCTTCAGCAACCGGTACAGCGGCAAGCTGCTGGTGTTGCAAGATGGCCGCAGCCTCTACAACCCGCTGTTCAGCGGTACCTACTGGGAAGCACAAGACGTTTTGCTGGAAGACGTTGAGCGCATTGAAGTCATCCGGGGCTCGGGCGGCACGCTGTGGGGCGCGAACGCGGTCAACGGCGTGATCAACATCATCACGCGCCATGCCAAAGACACCCAGGGCACCTACCTGGAGACCAAAGCCGGCAGCCTCGAAAAGGGTGTGGCGATACGGCACGGCGGCAACCTGGGCGAAGACGGCCAATTCCGCGCCTACGCCAAGCTCGACAGCCACGAACCGACGGAATACGCCAACGGCGCTACCGCACACGATGAATGGGCGCAAAAACGGGCTGGATTCCAGGCCGAGTTCGCGCCTTCCGGCCAGGACACCATCACGGTGCAAGGCGATGTCTACGACAGCCAGGCCGATCAACGCGTCCTGAAGGTGTCCGAGCAAACACTGGAAGCCGCCATGGTGCCCGACACCGCCAAACTCCTGGGCGGCAACCTGTTGCTGCGCTGGAAACGCGAGAAAGGCAACGAAGAAAGCTGGCAGCTGCAAGCCTATGTGGACCATGCCACCCTCAGCGACACGATCGACAAACAACAGATCAACACGCTCGACCTGGAGTGGCAACAGCGCCTGAAACTCACCGCTGAACAAGACCTCACCTGGGGCATGGGTGTACGAAGAATTGACGAATCACTCAAGGGAGGTTTTACGATTTCCTTGAGCCCCGAGCAGAACACCAGCATGCTTTACAGCGGCTTTGTTCAGGACGAAATCAAACTCAAAAGTGACGTGCTCCTGACCCTGGGCACCAAGCTGGAGCACAACGACAACACCGGTATCGAGGTGCAACCCAGTATCCGCCTGCAATGGCGGGCCACGCCAACCGACAACGTCTGGGCCGCCGTTTCGCGCGCCGTGCAAACCCCCACGGTGGCCACCACCTCAGCGCACGCCAACGTGGGGACACAACAAACCCCCATGGGTCCGCTGCTGATCAATGTGCGGGGCAACCCGGGTATCGAATCAGAAACGATGCTGTCCAGAGAGATTGGCTACCGCGGGCAATTTGGCCCCAACGTCAACCTCGATGCCACCGCGTTTTACAACACCTACGACAACATTGTTTCGCGTGAGTTCGGCCGGCCCGAGTTCGGACAATACGCCGTGCTCCCCAGCAACTTCTCCAACCTGATGTATGGCAAGACCTATGGAGCCGAGTTCGCCGGCAACTGGCAGGTCACACCGACCTGGCGGCTGCATGGCAGTTACAGCTGGCTCAAGATGGATTTGCGCGCCCGTCCGGGCAGCAGCGGTATTGTCGGCTTTGGCTCCGAGGGCGCTTCACCTCAGAACATGGTGCAACTGCATTCGCTGCACAACTTGGCCTACAACCTGGAACTGGACGCCAACCTGTATTTCACCGACAGCCTTTACTACAAGGACAACACCCCCCTGACCCGTATCGAAAGCAGCACCAAGCTGGATTTGCGACTGGGCTGGCGCCCCACGCCTGACCTGGAGCTCAGCTTGACGGGTCGCAACCTGTTAAAACAAAGCAATCAGGAATACGAAGCACAAGACATCCTCGCCACCCAGATTCCACGGAGTGTGCTGGCCCAGATTCGCTGGAAGTACTGA